The following proteins come from a genomic window of Ornithinimicrobium cryptoxanthini:
- a CDS encoding DUF3097 domain-containing protein gives MSDRYGTDVLSGDWRAPRGGRAVPTEAESGLVVEDVQTGFVGAVVRVEKAGGMQVLHLEDRHGRTKGFPLGPGFLLDGKPVILTPPTAESRQALAQARAATSRTASGSRAVAHAPARVAAGSRIFVEGRHDAELVEKIWGDDLRVEGVVVELLEGVDDLSAVIRDFAPSRDRRMGVLVDHLVPGTKEDRIVRAAEKLPQSRWVRILGHPYVDVWQSVRPARLGLTAWPVIERGRPWKESVLAELGWAHRNQADVARGWKQILGSVRSYGDLEPTLLASVEELIDFVTVPQED, from the coding sequence GTGAGCGATCGATATGGCACCGATGTCCTGTCCGGCGACTGGCGCGCACCGCGCGGCGGGCGCGCCGTGCCCACCGAGGCTGAGTCCGGCCTCGTCGTCGAGGATGTCCAGACCGGTTTTGTCGGCGCCGTCGTGCGCGTCGAGAAGGCGGGCGGCATGCAGGTCCTGCACCTGGAGGACCGCCACGGCCGCACCAAGGGCTTCCCGCTCGGCCCCGGCTTCCTGCTCGACGGCAAGCCGGTGATCCTCACTCCCCCGACCGCCGAGTCCCGCCAGGCCCTGGCGCAGGCCAGGGCAGCGACCTCACGCACGGCGAGCGGCTCCCGCGCCGTCGCCCACGCACCGGCCAGGGTGGCCGCCGGCTCACGCATCTTTGTCGAGGGCAGGCATGACGCCGAGCTCGTGGAGAAGATCTGGGGTGACGACCTGCGTGTTGAGGGCGTGGTGGTCGAGCTGCTCGAGGGCGTCGACGACCTGTCAGCCGTGATCCGTGACTTCGCGCCCAGCCGGGACCGGCGGATGGGCGTGCTGGTGGACCACCTGGTCCCCGGCACCAAGGAGGACCGGATCGTGCGGGCCGCCGAGAAGCTGCCCCAGTCCCGGTGGGTGCGCATCCTCGGCCATCCCTATGTTGACGTGTGGCAGTCCGTCCGCCCCGCACGGCTGGGTCTGACTGCCTGGCCGGTGATCGAGCGGGGCCGCCCCTGGAAGGAGTCGGTCCTCGCCGAGCTCGGGTGGGCCCATCGCAATCAGGCCGATGTTGCGAGAGGATGGAAGCAAATCCTGGGCTCCGTGCGTTCCTACGGTGACCTTGAACCCACGTTGCTCGCCAGCGTCGAGGAACTGATCGACTTCGTCACCGTCCCACAGGAGGACTGA
- a CDS encoding GntR family transcriptional regulator produces MFEGREPIYHQIAEAIRGEILSGALEEEDQVMSTTQYATTYRINPATAAKAFAQLVDEEVLYKRRGVGMFVAPGAATRLRSARRSAFFTERLDPVIREADLLGLTTDDLIAHLTAHRPDAPHDAAATAIPPDQPRNQNTKESR; encoded by the coding sequence ATGTTCGAGGGACGTGAGCCGATCTACCACCAGATCGCCGAGGCGATCCGTGGCGAGATCCTCTCTGGCGCGCTCGAGGAGGAGGACCAGGTCATGTCGACCACGCAATACGCCACGACCTATCGCATCAACCCGGCCACGGCCGCAAAAGCGTTTGCGCAGCTCGTCGACGAAGAGGTTCTCTACAAGCGGCGGGGCGTCGGCATGTTCGTCGCCCCGGGCGCGGCCACGAGGCTACGCTCCGCGCGGCGCTCCGCCTTCTTCACCGAGCGTCTGGACCCGGTGATCCGAGAAGCAGACCTGCTGGGCCTGACCACCGATGACCTGATCGCGCACCTGACCGCGCACCGCCCAGACGCACCGCACGATGCCGCCGCGACCGCCATACCGCCCGACCAGCCGCGCAACCAGAACACCAAGGAGAGCCGATGA
- a CDS encoding ATP-binding cassette domain-containing protein, translating into MTGYAVHTEGLSLSYGDDPALTGVDLDLAPGRIHGLLGRNGAGKTTLMSVLAALRRGTGTVRVDGQDPFENEAVMEDVCLIRESGDTLTDERLRTNLDFLEDARPFFDRAYAESLIAAFALDLAKKPQHLSRGQASAFGAIVGLASRAPLTMFDEVHLGMDAPSRQRFYDELLRDFAEHPRTIILSSHLISEVEHMLETVTILHEGHLLLSGEADDLHSQGATLTGPSEVVDRHASDLAVVGTRDLGPTRQVTVFGDLDESALRRAEHDGLQVGAVPLQDLFIHLTDTQTHQEAS; encoded by the coding sequence ATGACCGGCTATGCAGTCCACACCGAGGGCCTCAGCCTGAGCTATGGAGACGACCCCGCGCTGACCGGCGTCGACCTCGACCTCGCACCCGGCCGCATCCACGGCCTGCTGGGCCGCAACGGTGCTGGCAAGACGACGCTGATGTCTGTGCTGGCAGCCCTGCGCCGCGGCACCGGGACCGTCCGCGTTGACGGGCAGGACCCGTTTGAGAACGAGGCGGTCATGGAGGACGTCTGTCTCATCCGCGAGAGCGGCGACACGCTCACCGACGAGCGGCTGCGGACCAACCTGGACTTCCTTGAGGATGCGCGGCCGTTCTTCGACCGTGCCTATGCGGAGTCGCTGATCGCGGCCTTCGCGCTGGACCTGGCCAAGAAGCCCCAACACCTCTCCCGTGGCCAGGCGTCGGCGTTCGGCGCGATCGTGGGCCTGGCGTCCCGGGCGCCACTGACGATGTTTGACGAGGTCCACCTCGGCATGGACGCCCCGTCGCGGCAGCGGTTCTATGACGAGCTGCTCCGGGACTTCGCCGAGCACCCCCGCACGATCATCCTGTCCAGCCACCTGATCAGCGAGGTCGAGCACATGCTCGAGACCGTCACGATCCTGCACGAGGGGCACCTGCTGCTCTCCGGTGAGGCCGACGACCTGCACAGCCAGGGCGCCACACTCACTGGCCCGAGCGAGGTCGTCGACCGGCACGCGAGCGACCTGGCTGTGGTCGGCACCCGCGACCTCGGGCCCACCCGGCAGGTCACCGTCTTCGGCGACCTGGACGAGTCCGCCCTGCGCCGGGCCGAGCACGACGGTCTCCAGGTCGGCGCCGTTCCCCTGCAGGACCTGTTTATCCACCTGACCGACACGCAGACCCACCAGGAGGCGTCATGA
- a CDS encoding type IV toxin-antitoxin system AbiEi family antitoxin domain-containing protein: MDWKRVARWQGGVVTLQQALRAGLTPGAVRARLQAGKWQRLHRGVYLTHSGPVGDDAVAWAVLLAAGEDALLSHGSALWVWGVGPPPTQWTVLVPHDRRRRVDGAVLVRTRDLPRARSVNGYRTTSLHRAVVDVADVPGAAVDDVIALAAKVCQKGFTTPERIIEELASRRGHRMRRPLRLILGDLTDGLESLAEHRFLHGVVRAHELPPFAMQVIMGQTRADFANKQFAVSAEIDGLAFHAGAFRSDRRRDRKSSARGVLTVRATWWDVEDDPCDLAQDLADTLRGRGWTGTPIPCSRTCGVRAIPRAAAGPESQ; the protein is encoded by the coding sequence ATGGACTGGAAGCGAGTGGCCCGGTGGCAGGGCGGTGTCGTCACGCTGCAGCAGGCGCTCAGGGCCGGACTCACCCCTGGCGCGGTCCGTGCACGCCTTCAGGCCGGGAAGTGGCAGCGGCTGCACCGTGGCGTCTACCTCACGCACAGCGGCCCGGTGGGCGACGACGCGGTGGCGTGGGCGGTGCTGTTGGCTGCCGGTGAGGACGCGTTGCTGAGCCACGGGTCGGCCCTATGGGTGTGGGGCGTCGGGCCCCCTCCGACGCAGTGGACCGTGCTTGTCCCGCACGATCGTCGTCGACGTGTCGACGGCGCAGTCCTTGTGAGAACCCGCGATCTGCCCCGAGCGCGCTCGGTCAACGGCTACCGGACGACGTCGCTGCACCGCGCGGTCGTGGACGTTGCAGATGTCCCCGGGGCCGCGGTGGACGATGTCATTGCGCTGGCGGCCAAGGTCTGTCAGAAGGGGTTCACCACTCCGGAGCGCATCATCGAGGAACTGGCCTCTCGGCGGGGGCACCGCATGCGGCGACCGCTCCGGCTGATCCTGGGCGACCTCACGGACGGGCTCGAAAGTTTGGCTGAGCATCGATTTCTCCACGGCGTGGTGCGGGCGCACGAGCTGCCGCCTTTCGCGATGCAGGTCATCATGGGTCAGACCCGAGCTGACTTCGCCAACAAGCAGTTCGCGGTGAGTGCCGAGATCGACGGGCTGGCCTTCCACGCGGGGGCGTTTCGGTCAGACCGACGGCGAGACCGCAAGAGCAGCGCCCGAGGAGTCCTCACCGTGCGTGCGACCTGGTGGGACGTCGAGGATGACCCCTGCGACCTTGCCCAGGATCTCGCCGACACCCTGCGAGGACGCGGCTGGACCGGCACGCCCATCCCGTGCTCCCGGACGTGCGGTGTGAGGGCGATACCGAGGGCGGCAGCTGGGCCCGAGAGCCAATAG
- a CDS encoding ABC transporter permease gives MSTSTLSPARSRTGTRGLPTLIAAELRLFLRDPGNVFFVLAFPTVLLIGMGFAIPGMRDPITDLPEPWLGLRAVDLFVPLMLCVATATAGLTTVPSYLASYRETGVLRRMATTPMRPQGVLIAQAVVQLAAVAVGCALALLTARLVFDAPMAQNPALALLVLVLATTAMFGIGVLIGGLASKGSTASGIGMLIYFPMLFLAGLWTPGPMMPDAVEKVATYTPLGAASQAMNDAWFGLGMPWVQLVVMAAWTVLLFVIAARTFRWEV, from the coding sequence ATGAGCACCAGCACCCTCTCCCCCGCACGCAGCCGCACCGGAACCCGCGGCCTGCCCACCCTGATCGCGGCAGAGCTGCGGCTGTTCCTGCGCGACCCCGGCAACGTCTTCTTCGTCCTGGCCTTCCCCACGGTGCTGCTGATCGGCATGGGTTTTGCCATCCCCGGCATGCGCGACCCGATCACCGACCTGCCCGAGCCGTGGCTGGGCCTGCGCGCGGTGGACCTGTTCGTCCCGCTGATGCTGTGCGTCGCCACAGCCACCGCGGGGCTGACCACGGTGCCGTCCTATCTGGCCAGCTATCGGGAGACCGGGGTGCTGCGTCGCATGGCGACCACGCCGATGCGCCCGCAGGGGGTGCTCATCGCCCAGGCCGTGGTGCAGCTGGCCGCGGTCGCGGTGGGATGTGCGTTGGCGCTGCTGACGGCCCGCCTCGTCTTCGATGCGCCGATGGCCCAGAACCCAGCCCTGGCGCTGCTCGTCCTGGTCCTGGCCACCACCGCGATGTTTGGCATCGGCGTCCTGATCGGCGGGCTGGCCTCCAAGGGCAGCACTGCCTCGGGCATCGGGATGCTGATCTACTTCCCGATGCTGTTCCTGGCCGGCTTGTGGACGCCTGGTCCGATGATGCCGGACGCGGTCGAGAAGGTCGCGACCTACACCCCGCTCGGTGCGGCTTCCCAGGCGATGAACGACGCCTGGTTCGGGCTCGGCATGCCATGGGTCCAGCTGGTCGTCATGGCCGCCTGGACGGTGCTCCTGTTCGTCATCGCTGCCCGCACCTTCAGGTGGGAGGTCTGA
- a CDS encoding DUF4870 domain-containing protein, with protein MTDNPQQWQPGQTPPPPPHNPQQPDQSGQQQNPGPQGPPQQSQWQGQPQQGGWQGQPQQSQWQGQPQQGGWQGQPVQGGPGPRLAESDERTWMLLAHLSAPIAYVVSLGTLSILGPLLIWFVRKDDSQAVRMAASGAFNFNLTFWLLYLLGWVAGIATLGLGFLLVIPFWIVLFLVAVYVHIKGTMRAARGETYIYPFQLKVLN; from the coding sequence ATGACCGACAACCCGCAGCAGTGGCAGCCGGGCCAGACCCCGCCGCCTCCGCCCCACAACCCGCAGCAGCCCGACCAGTCCGGGCAGCAGCAGAACCCCGGACCCCAGGGCCCACCCCAGCAGAGCCAGTGGCAGGGGCAACCCCAGCAGGGAGGTTGGCAGGGGCAACCCCAGCAGAGCCAGTGGCAGGGGCAACCCCAGCAGGGAGGTTGGCAGGGTCAGCCCGTCCAGGGCGGGCCCGGCCCTCGCCTGGCCGAGTCCGACGAGCGCACGTGGATGCTCCTGGCTCACCTGTCCGCGCCGATCGCCTACGTCGTCAGCCTTGGCACCCTGAGCATCCTCGGCCCCCTGTTGATCTGGTTCGTCCGCAAGGACGACAGCCAGGCGGTGCGCATGGCCGCGTCCGGTGCCTTCAACTTCAACCTGACTTTCTGGCTCCTCTATCTGCTCGGCTGGGTGGCCGGAATCGCCACCCTTGGGCTGGGCTTCCTGCTGGTGATCCCGTTCTGGATCGTGCTCTTCCTGGTTGCCGTCTATGTGCACATCAAGGGCACCATGCGGGCGGCGCGTGGTGAGACCTACATCTATCCGTTCCAGCTCAAGGTGCTGAACTGA
- a CDS encoding IS30 family transposase, with amino-acid sequence MSSLGFRGQRNTNLPGGMVLRSYGLGLVAAGMALEEVGRVLARDRSSVLRWVRATGVAADQLVLRPELLPAGFLEGGYVDARGLLTPAGEELIAPVRVAGQVGQPSSAQRRAEAFGMLAEGKSLTAVARTLGINESTLYRWIVAQGWSGQPGGIGGLDGASRAAARASLVPAVPMDEDYRDERGRLTQAGRGVLQHLAGTTATNAHIARVLGVHRSTIGRELARFADRAGYRARAAQDLATAAAARPQARRLSCPRLRAAVIERLNKRWSPEQVAADLRLSYPDEEDMWVSHETIYQALYVQGKGSLRHEVKVAKATRTGRTSRKPRSKLPPKASSRSWIDEDNHISARPAEVADRAVPGHWEGDLVIGAKGATALITLAERATRNVLIYRLPDRHDAPTVTQALIQMVADLPGDLRRTITWDQGSELAEHADFTLASDCQVYFCDPHSPWQRGTNENTNGLIRDFFPKGTDFAKVTDEEVRDAQDLLNTRPRKTLGFATPAARLAELLTVAQTP; translated from the coding sequence GTGAGTTCCCTTGGGTTCAGGGGTCAGCGCAACACCAATCTGCCGGGAGGCATGGTGCTGCGTTCGTATGGTCTGGGTTTGGTGGCTGCTGGGATGGCTCTGGAGGAGGTGGGCAGGGTCTTGGCCCGGGACCGGTCGTCGGTGCTTCGTTGGGTGCGGGCCACGGGTGTGGCCGCCGACCAGCTCGTCTTGCGACCGGAGCTGTTGCCGGCTGGCTTCCTTGAGGGCGGTTATGTCGATGCCCGGGGCTTGCTGACCCCGGCCGGGGAGGAGTTGATCGCTCCGGTGCGGGTGGCCGGTCAGGTGGGCCAGCCGAGCAGTGCACAGCGTCGCGCCGAAGCGTTCGGAATGCTTGCCGAGGGAAAGAGCCTGACAGCGGTCGCCCGCACGCTCGGCATCAACGAGTCGACCCTGTACCGGTGGATCGTCGCGCAGGGGTGGTCCGGGCAACCCGGTGGGATCGGGGGGTTGGACGGCGCGTCGCGGGCGGCGGCTCGCGCGAGCCTGGTACCTGCTGTACCTATGGATGAGGACTACCGCGATGAGCGGGGCCGGTTGACCCAGGCCGGGCGCGGGGTGCTCCAGCACCTGGCTGGCACCACCGCGACCAACGCCCATATCGCCAGGGTGCTGGGCGTGCACCGCTCCACGATCGGTCGGGAGCTGGCCCGGTTCGCTGACCGAGCCGGCTACCGCGCTCGGGCCGCGCAGGACCTTGCCACTGCCGCGGCGGCCCGTCCGCAGGCCCGCCGGTTGTCCTGCCCGCGGTTGCGAGCCGCGGTGATCGAGCGGCTGAACAAGAGGTGGTCGCCCGAGCAGGTCGCTGCTGACCTGCGTCTCAGCTACCCGGACGAGGAAGATATGTGGGTGTCCCACGAGACGATCTACCAAGCGCTGTACGTCCAGGGCAAAGGCTCCCTGCGTCACGAGGTGAAGGTGGCCAAGGCCACCCGCACCGGCCGCACGAGCCGCAAGCCCCGCTCCAAGCTGCCGCCCAAGGCCAGCAGCCGGTCCTGGATCGATGAGGACAACCACATCAGCGCCCGACCTGCCGAGGTGGCCGACCGGGCCGTGCCCGGCCACTGGGAAGGAGACCTCGTCATCGGTGCCAAGGGCGCCACCGCGTTGATCACCCTGGCCGAGCGGGCCACCCGCAACGTGCTGATCTACCGACTCCCGGACCGCCACGACGCCCCGACCGTGACCCAGGCCCTGATCCAGATGGTCGCCGACCTCCCGGGCGACCTGCGCCGAACCATCACCTGGGACCAAGGATCTGAGCTGGCTGAGCACGCTGATTTCACACTGGCCAGTGACTGCCAGGTCTACTTCTGTGACCCGCACTCACCCTGGCAACGCGGCACCAACGAGAACACCAACGGCCTGATCCGTGACTTCTTCCCCAAAGGCACCGACTTCGCCAAGGTCACCGACGAAGAAGTCCGTGACGCCCAGGACCTCCTGAACACCCGACCCCGCAAAACACTCGGCTTCGCGACTCCCGCCGCTAGACTCGCCGAACTACTCACCGTTGCGCAGACCCCTTGA
- a CDS encoding ABC transporter ATP-binding protein produces the protein MLAVRDLSFAYTRGGEELFDGLTHEFTPGKVTAVTGPSGRGKSTLLYVLGLMLTPSRGEVILAGEPVSRASDTVRSRLRAAEIGFVFQDAALDASRIVLDSVIEPALYAGWSPRRARARGRELLEQMGVAARADHKPGEISGGQAQRVAVCRALVTDPAVVLADEPTGNLDRGNAEGVLAALTRATSHGRDGDGSGRTVVIATHDPFVLEHADEVLAL, from the coding sequence GTGCTCGCGGTGCGGGACCTGTCCTTCGCCTACACCCGCGGTGGTGAGGAGCTGTTTGACGGCCTGACCCATGAGTTCACCCCCGGCAAGGTGACCGCGGTGACCGGGCCGTCGGGGCGCGGCAAGTCGACGCTGCTCTATGTCCTGGGCCTGATGCTCACCCCTTCCCGCGGCGAGGTGATCCTCGCCGGGGAGCCCGTCAGCCGCGCCTCCGACACCGTGCGCTCCCGCCTGCGTGCAGCCGAGATCGGGTTCGTCTTCCAGGACGCCGCGCTCGATGCCTCCCGCATCGTCCTGGACTCGGTGATCGAGCCGGCGCTGTATGCCGGATGGTCGCCTCGGCGCGCTCGTGCCCGTGGCCGGGAGCTGCTGGAGCAGATGGGTGTGGCCGCCCGCGCCGACCACAAGCCCGGTGAGATCTCCGGTGGTCAGGCCCAGCGGGTCGCGGTGTGCCGGGCCCTGGTGACCGATCCGGCCGTGGTCCTGGCCGACGAGCCCACCGGCAACCTGGACCGAGGCAACGCTGAGGGTGTGCTCGCTGCGCTGACGCGTGCGACGAGCCACGGCCGGGACGGGGACGGTTCCGGCCGGACCGTGGTCATCGCCACCCACGACCCGTTCGTGCTGGAGCACGCCGACGAGGTGCTTGCCCTATGA
- the hemW gene encoding radical SAM family heme chaperone HemW, which produces MPSALPVGDPVPADGRLPQSAVVGLGQRPFGIYVHVPFCRVRCGYCDFNTYTVSELGGHGATVDTYADAALAELRIAREVLGEGAPPVATVFVGGGTPTMLPPQDLVTVLDGIREQFGLATGAEVTTEANPDTITPEVAQTLAAGGFTRVSLGMQSAVPHVLATLDRTHDPTNVRSAVAAVRAAGMQVSLDLIYGTPGESLADWRSSLEAVIDLAPDHVSAYALVVEEGTRLAAQVRRGQVTMPDDDDGADKYELAEQLLGGAGYGWYEISNWALSEENRCLHNVNYWRGADWWGIGPGAHSHVGGVRWWNVKHPAPYADRVAAGVSPGAGREVLTPEQRHDEAVLLGIRLVEGLDLIEVDGAGRTAVAGLIADGLIDGRAALAGRALLTVRGRLLADTVVHRLLAT; this is translated from the coding sequence ATGCCGTCAGCACTGCCAGTGGGAGACCCCGTGCCCGCAGACGGTCGACTCCCGCAGAGCGCGGTCGTCGGGCTGGGGCAGCGGCCTTTCGGCATCTATGTCCATGTCCCGTTCTGCCGGGTGCGCTGCGGCTACTGCGACTTCAACACCTACACGGTGTCTGAGCTGGGTGGTCACGGTGCCACGGTCGACACCTATGCGGACGCGGCGCTGGCGGAGCTGCGGATCGCCCGGGAGGTGCTGGGGGAGGGCGCGCCTCCCGTGGCGACCGTCTTCGTGGGCGGTGGCACCCCGACCATGCTCCCGCCGCAGGACCTGGTCACGGTGCTCGACGGCATACGCGAGCAGTTCGGCCTTGCCACCGGCGCAGAGGTGACGACCGAGGCCAACCCGGACACGATCACTCCCGAGGTCGCACAGACCCTGGCCGCCGGTGGTTTCACCCGGGTCAGCCTGGGCATGCAGTCGGCGGTGCCGCACGTGCTCGCGACGCTCGACCGCACGCATGACCCCACCAACGTGCGCTCGGCCGTCGCCGCGGTGCGGGCGGCAGGGATGCAGGTCAGTCTCGACCTGATCTATGGCACGCCCGGTGAGTCGCTGGCGGACTGGCGCTCGAGCCTCGAGGCGGTCATCGACCTGGCGCCGGACCATGTCTCGGCCTATGCGCTGGTCGTGGAGGAGGGCACCAGGCTGGCGGCCCAGGTGCGGCGCGGGCAGGTCACCATGCCGGACGACGATGACGGGGCCGACAAGTATGAGCTGGCCGAGCAGCTCCTCGGCGGAGCTGGCTATGGGTGGTACGAGATCAGCAACTGGGCTCTGTCAGAAGAGAACCGGTGTCTGCACAACGTGAACTACTGGCGGGGGGCCGACTGGTGGGGGATCGGTCCGGGAGCGCACAGCCACGTCGGCGGGGTGCGGTGGTGGAACGTCAAGCACCCTGCGCCGTATGCCGATCGGGTCGCCGCCGGTGTCTCGCCCGGGGCGGGGCGCGAGGTGCTGACGCCCGAGCAGCGTCACGACGAGGCGGTGCTGCTCGGGATCCGGTTGGTGGAGGGGCTCGACCTCATTGAGGTCGACGGCGCCGGGCGGACGGCCGTCGCCGGACTGATCGCCGACGGCCTGATCGACGGCCGGGCTGCCCTCGCCGGCCGAGCCCTGCTCACGGTGCGCGGTCGACTCCTGGCCGACACCGTCGTGCACCGCCTCCTCGCCACCTAA
- a CDS encoding ABC transporter permease codes for MRFLSLVRESLSTAWANKVPTALVALLVAIMCAATLATVGRTAAAEQQVADRLDAAGSRLLVVTDTRGGELITPAVVQLSQELSVSERAVGVQIPVDVVNKVVGPGGTRVPAWTVDGDLTDVLTLTAGRWPGPGEALVAERAQQTLGMDDPVGAVQLASSTQVGDFSVVGSFTPKEPFGAYAAGLVIAAQPGAPSDSLYVVVTDSAVASAAQSAVIGLVAPPEFDSIAIQSPVALAELQAEVAADLGTFGRTLLLGVLGAGAFLVAIVVLADVLVRRKDLGRRRALGATRGAIVAMVMGRTLLPALLGAAIGVGAGLWLAARLAAVPPWQFTAGTAILAVLAAVASAILPALYAATRDPVRVLRTP; via the coding sequence GTGAGGTTCCTGTCCCTGGTCCGGGAGTCGCTCTCGACAGCCTGGGCCAACAAGGTGCCCACGGCACTGGTCGCCCTGCTGGTCGCCATCATGTGCGCAGCCACCCTGGCCACCGTCGGGCGCACCGCTGCCGCCGAGCAGCAGGTGGCCGACCGTCTGGACGCCGCCGGCTCCCGCCTGCTCGTCGTGACCGACACACGGGGCGGGGAGCTCATCACCCCGGCCGTGGTCCAGCTGTCACAGGAGCTGTCCGTCAGCGAACGGGCAGTCGGCGTGCAGATCCCGGTCGATGTCGTCAACAAGGTGGTCGGCCCAGGAGGCACCCGCGTGCCCGCCTGGACGGTCGACGGCGACCTCACCGACGTGCTGACGCTCACCGCCGGGCGCTGGCCGGGACCGGGCGAGGCCCTCGTCGCCGAGCGGGCCCAGCAGACCCTGGGGATGGATGACCCGGTGGGCGCAGTCCAGTTGGCCTCGTCGACGCAGGTCGGTGACTTCTCCGTCGTGGGTTCCTTCACTCCCAAGGAGCCGTTCGGTGCGTATGCCGCGGGGCTGGTGATCGCGGCTCAGCCCGGCGCCCCGTCGGACTCGCTCTATGTCGTGGTCACCGACTCTGCCGTGGCCTCCGCGGCCCAGTCGGCGGTGATCGGCCTCGTCGCCCCGCCGGAGTTCGACTCCATCGCGATCCAGTCTCCGGTGGCCCTGGCTGAGCTGCAGGCCGAGGTCGCCGCTGACCTGGGGACCTTCGGCCGCACCCTGCTGCTGGGCGTGCTCGGCGCCGGCGCCTTCCTGGTCGCGATCGTGGTGCTGGCCGACGTGCTGGTCCGCCGCAAGGACCTCGGCCGCCGCCGGGCCCTGGGCGCCACCCGCGGCGCGATCGTGGCGATGGTGATGGGGCGCACCCTGCTGCCTGCGCTGCTCGGAGCGGCGATCGGCGTGGGCGCCGGCCTGTGGCTGGCAGCACGGCTCGCCGCCGTCCCACCGTGGCAGTTCACTGCCGGCACCGCGATCCTGGCCGTGCTCGCGGCGGTCGCGAGCGCCATACTCCCTGCCTTGTATGCCGCCACCCGCGACCCCGTGCGAGTCCTGCGCACCCCCTGA
- a CDS encoding ABC transporter ATP-binding protein — MTTSTPASMPTVTSSSPATETVVEVRGLHKTYGATVAVADVSFAVGRGEIVGILGPNGAGKTTTVESIAGLRTADSGTVSVLGLDPQHDPAPVREVLGVQLQESRLPAKLRVAEALRLYASFYAHPKEPDELIALLGLADKRDTAYENLSGGQKQRLSIALALVGNPQIAILDELTTGLDPQARRETWDLIEAVRDSGVTILLVTHFMDEAQRLCDRVIIIDDGEVIAEGTPTELAGQGRTGVTFRMRLPQPPQPLDVTLLSDIPSVVSTREVGTALEITGGPTVLPDVIIALHSRGIVPDEVQTISPSLEDAFVALVGHSSQEIPA, encoded by the coding sequence ATGACCACCAGCACCCCTGCCAGTATGCCGACAGTCACCTCCTCCTCCCCCGCCACCGAGACAGTGGTCGAGGTGCGCGGGCTGCACAAGACCTATGGCGCCACGGTCGCCGTCGCCGACGTCTCCTTCGCCGTCGGGCGCGGTGAGATCGTCGGGATCCTGGGCCCCAACGGTGCCGGCAAGACGACGACGGTCGAGTCCATCGCCGGGCTGCGCACCGCCGACTCAGGCACCGTGTCCGTCCTGGGCCTCGACCCGCAGCACGACCCGGCACCGGTCCGGGAGGTCCTGGGCGTCCAGCTCCAGGAGTCGCGCCTTCCCGCCAAGCTACGGGTCGCCGAGGCGCTGCGCCTGTATGCCTCCTTCTATGCCCACCCCAAGGAGCCCGACGAGCTCATCGCGCTCCTGGGCCTGGCGGACAAGCGGGACACGGCATACGAGAACCTGTCCGGCGGGCAGAAGCAGCGCCTGTCCATCGCCCTCGCGCTGGTCGGCAACCCGCAGATCGCGATCCTGGACGAGCTGACCACCGGACTGGACCCGCAGGCCCGCCGCGAGACGTGGGACCTGATCGAGGCGGTGCGCGACAGCGGCGTCACGATCTTGCTGGTCACCCACTTCATGGACGAGGCCCAGCGCCTCTGCGACCGGGTGATCATCATCGACGACGGCGAGGTCATCGCCGAGGGCACGCCCACCGAGCTGGCCGGTCAGGGTCGCACGGGAGTCACCTTCCGGATGCGGCTGCCCCAGCCCCCGCAGCCCCTGGACGTCACGCTGCTCTCCGACATCCCGTCCGTGGTGTCGACCCGGGAGGTCGGCACCGCACTGGAGATCACCGGCGGGCCGACCGTGCTGCCCGACGTCATCATCGCCCTGCACTCCCGCGGCATCGTGCCGGACGAGGTGCAGACCATCAGCCCGAGCCTGGAGGACGCCTTCGTGGCCCTCGTGGGCCACTCGTCTCAGGAGATCCCAGCATGA